The genomic segment CTCTACATTTCTATATAACTGGCTTGGTTTATGAGATATTAATaacgatgtttcattctgttgtgcatagggtcactatgagtcggaaccgactcgacgacacctaacaacaacaacaacaattattttattcagtctctcatttgctttttaatttagGAAAACCTTAAATAGAAGTGAGAAAaagatttaattttctttttttattttcacaatCTGAAATGAGATAAAACTAGTACTATTTGCTCTCATCTTATGCTATTtgggtatgtatgtatataaatatatagagagagtgaGAATAGAGAGTTTCAAGATATGAGGAATATTGAATGAAATGCAAAGGAGGCAGTATTAGGTGAGTGGAAAAAGAggcctgtttgatttttttaatgcagaGGCAATGGTGGAACTGATAAAAGCAATTTTAGGTGATTGGTGGAATaggggaaacgctggtggcttagcgctacagctgctaaacattTCTTACATGTAGTTAAGAGGTCTATCTCTCTTCTccatgtcgttgttaggtgccggtcAAGTTGTttatgactcacagcgatcctatgtagaagagaacgaaacactgcccgatcctgcaccatcatcatgatgttgcttattgatcagtATTGGGAGCTTTTCACAGCCCTCTTGAAGGAAATTGCATATTCAATTAgtctataatgaaaaaaaaattaagtgtatTGTGCAGCTAGGGGAGACCTATTCAAGCACATACCATGATTCTAGTAAGATATTCAGAGATTTAGACAGCATTATTTTTTATACAGATGACTCATGGGATACTTTCTAGTTTCTCCTTCAGAAGTCATTGAGAAAATAGAGGTATTTTGGTAACAATGAGAAAAATATAGCACATATTTTCTAGAGGAAAGTAACAATTTGTGATCAATTTGAAAATTGCagctgttgttggtaggtgccatcaagtcctttccgactcatagagaccctctgtccttcttcagggactggtccccctgataaaatgtccaaagtacatgagaggaagtctcaccgtcctcgcttctaaggagcatgtgggctgttcttcttccaagacagttttgttcattcttctgacagtccagggtatattcaatattcttcgccaacactgtaacgcagaggcatcaattattctttggtcttctttattcattgtccagctttcatatgtgtataaggtgattaaaaataccatggtttgggtcagacatACCACAGCCCTCAaacaacttctttgcttttaacactttaaggaggtcttttgcagcagatttgccaatgcaatatgtcatttgattttttgatggctgatcccatgagtgttgattgtagatccaaataaaatgaaatagttgataacttcaatattttctccattactcatgatgttgcttattggtccgattgtgaggtttttttttttttttttctgttcaggtGTAAACTATACTGAagcctatagtctttgatcttcaccagtaagtgcttcaagtcctctttgctttcagcaagcaagatagtgtcatcttcatatcacaggttgttaattagccttcctccaatcctgatgctgtgttcttcttcatatattccaactTGTcatccgattatttgctcagtatacagattggataagCATGCTGAaaaaatacaactctgatgcatatcttttctgattttaaaccaagcagtaaccccttgctctgttcaaacaactgcttcttggtctatgtacagattctgcatgtgcacaattaagtgttctggaattcccattcgttGCAATCTGGAAATTGCAAACATTAATTGAAAACGGGACCTAGAACAGAATAATCAGGCCCCAGATCATCTCCTTCAAGTTTATTCACTTTTTCCCAGAAAATTGATTCATTGGATTTGTTTTTCAAGGAAACTTTGGATAATGATGAGACCAGACCTTCACAGGGCCAAAGAGGTGAAAACTCACAGTATATTAGACATTTCAGTGATGCTAGGATTCTCAAAAAACTTATTTGAATGTACCATTTAACACAGTCTCTTGTCATGGCCAAGAGTATTCTCAGAAATGTTTTTCTGTTCCTGTCTAAACATATAGCAATAACCCTTCTCTCTTCCTTCAATTCTTCTTATTTCTGGCAAGTATCCACTCATATGCTCTGGGGTTTTGTGTCCTTAGAACCTGAAAGAATCCTTAGGACACAGTCTCGTATCTGCTTGGTTTTCACCCCATAGACAATAGGGTTCATAGTAGGAGGCAGGAGCAGATAAATATTGGCCACAATGATGTGGCAAGATGGAGGGATTATGTGGCCCCCAAAACGatgggaaaagaaagagaagaaagctgGACTGTAGGAGAAAACAATGGCAAAGATGTGGGCAGTGCAGGTGCTAAAGGCCTTCTGTTGAGCATCTGCTGAAGAGAGGCTGACCACTGCCCGAAGGATCATGGTATAGGAGATTGTGATGCACAAGATGTCAAAACCCCCAATCAGGAGGGCCACTATCAGGCCATAGATGGCATTGACCTTGACATTTCCACAGGATAACTTGGCCACAGACATGTGGTCACAGTAGGTATGGGGAATGATGTTGCCTTTGCAATAGGGTAGGCGCTTGGTGAGAAAAGTGAAGGGAATGATGAGTATCACACCTCTCAGAAAAGTGGTCAACCCAACCTTTGCAATGACAGAATTGGTGAGGATTGTTGAGTAGCGCAGAGGGTAGCAGATAGCCACATAGCGGTCCAGGGCCATAAGCATGAGCACCCCAGATTCCATCCCTGTGAAGGTGTGGGTGAAGAACATCTGGACCAGGCATTCATCAAAGCCAATTTCCTTGAGATGAAACCAAAAAATGCTGAGGGCCTTAGGGATTGTACTGGAGCAAATGACAAGGTCAGTTAAAGAAAGCATTGCCAAGAAGTAATACATAGGCCTGTGCAGGGAGTCTTCACAGCAAATGAGATACAGGAGTCCA from the Loxodonta africana isolate mLoxAfr1 chromosome 7, mLoxAfr1.hap2, whole genome shotgun sequence genome contains:
- the LOC100658179 gene encoding olfactory receptor 52N4-like — encoded protein: MRLVMLMLNQTDLTPALFILNGVPGLEDMHIWISFPFCSMYVVAMVGNCGLLYLICCEDSLHRPMYYFLAMLSLTDLVICSSTIPKALSIFWFHLKEIGFDECLVQMFFTHTFTGMESGVLMLMALDRYVAICYPLRYSTILTNSVIAKVGLTTFLRGVILIIPFTFLTKRLPYCKGNIIPHTYCDHMSVAKLSCGNVKVNAIYGLIVALLIGGFDILCITISYTMILRAVVSLSSADAQQKAFSTCTAHIFAIVFSYSPAFFSFFSHRFGGHIIPPSCHIIVANIYLLLPPTMNPIVYGVKTKQIRDCVLRILSGSKDTKPQSI